In Natranaerobius thermophilus JW/NM-WN-LF, the genomic stretch ACTCATTACTGGACACATCCTTTCGTTATTAATATTGTAAGTGACTTAACCATGATGTGTCCAAGAATTTATACTAACACCACACTTTCATATGTATATAATTTGTACTTAATAATTCAAATAAAAGGGGTGCTAATTAATGCAAATAATAGGTTCTTCTTACCCAACTCATGATGCAAAGGGTAAAGCTACTGGACAGACTGCCTATGCTGGTGATATGCAACTAGCAGGAATGTTACATGCTGCTGTGTTGTTTAGTCCAATTCCTCATGGATACGTTAAGTCAATTGATGACTCAAAAGCATTGGCATTACCAGGGGTTGTTAAAGTATTACATTGTTTTAATACAACCCAAAAGGAGTTCTCTAGATATCGAACTTTTGTTGGACAACCTGTTCCAGATCAAGAAAGAGTTTTTAATAATCATGTTCGTTTTGTAGGGGACAGAGTAGCTGCAGTTATTGCTGAAACAGAAGAAATTGCTCGTAAAGCTGTGGAACTTATTGAAGTAACTTATGAAGAATTACCATATTCATTATCACCAGAGCAAACGTTAAATGGTTCAATAGATAATATCCATAAAGACGGTGCTGTCTATGGTGATCTTCATAAAGAAGTTGGGGACGAAAGTAAAGTGGATCCTTCAGCAATTGAAATTACTACTAGCAATAAGTTAGATAGGCTCAACCATCTCACTATGGAAACTCACAGTTGTGTAGCAAATTATGATCATGGGTTAGATGAGTTGACTATATGGAGTCCAAACCAAAGTGTCCATGGCTTAAGAACTGTAGTTGGTGATTTGTTTGAAATACCTTATCATAAGATAAGAGTAATTAAAACTACCATGGGTGGTTCCTTTGGTGCAAAACAAGAATGGGTATTAGAACCTGTGGCTGCGTGTTGTGCACTCAGTGTTGGAAAACCAGTTAAATTGGTATATAACCGGGCTGAGAGTATGGTATCAGTATACGGTAGAGGAGCCGTTGAATCTAAGATTACATCAAAAATAACAAAAGACGGTAAGCTACAGAGCTTTACAACGGATATAACTTTAGATGCTGGAGCTTACTTAGGAAATTCATATGTTTATATTAATACAATGCTCGGTAAATTCTTCCGTTGCTATAAATATCCTTATGTAGATTTTACTGCTAGAACTACATGTACTAATACACCTGTATCTGGAGGGTTTAGAGGATGGTCAGGACCAGAGGCTACATTAATGATTGAACATAACTTAAATGTAGCTGCTAAAAGACTTAATATTGATCCTGTTGAATTGAGATTAAAAAATGTTGCTTTACCAGGAGACAAGGATATTTACATAGATCGTGATCTTGGAGAAATTCGCCTTAAAGAATCCTTAGAATTAGGTAGAGAAAAGTTTAACTGGGAATTAAGAAAGAAAGAAGTATCTGAATTTAATAGCAAAAACAATCGTTATAAACGTGGTATAGGTGTAGCTTGCGGTGGACATGTGAACGGATTTACACCAAAAAGAGGAGAATTTGCAACAGTGGATATGAGAATGACGGAAGATGGAAGTATTCAAGCAAACGTAACTTTACATGACCATGGATGTGGTACCGTAACAACTTTCCAAATGATTGTTGCTGAAGAATTAGGCATTCCTCTTGATATGGTTTCAGTGAAAGAAGGAGATACTTTCGTATCACCATATGATTATGGATGTTATTCAAGTAGAACAGTTTATGTATTAGGACGAGCAGCACAAGAGTGTGCTAAAGAAATAAAAAGAGTTTTAGGGAAAAATATAGCTGAGTTACACAATATTCCACTAGAAGATATAGAGGTTGTCAATGGGTATGTTCGCTCCAAAAAAGATGAGGAAATTAACTATACTTATGCTGAGGCATCTGTTAAGAGTTTATTTGAGCTAGGAAAAGAAGTTGTTGCAACTTATCAACATAAAGATGATACCAATCCTAGTGTGACGGCTGCTCACTTCGCACTTGTGGAAGTAGACACATATACAGGCATGACAAAAACTTTAGATTATTTAGCAGTACATGACATAGGAAAAGCTCTTAATCGTGAAATGTGTATAGCCCAAATTGAAGGTTCGGTTACTATGGGAATGGGTGCTGCCATATCTGAACACTTAACTGTTTCTGAACAGGGGCAAAGTACTAATAGTATGAAAGATTATCATGTAGTTAATTGTTATGATGCACCAAATGTAAGAGTAGAACTTATTGAAGATGGTGGAACAGACGGTCCATATGGAGCAAAATCAATAGGTGAAATAGCACATATACCAGTAACAGCAACAATCGTTGGTGCAATAAATGATGCATTATCAACTGAAATTTGTGAAATTCCAATTAATCCAGATAAAATTGCTAAACTTATGAGTGGGAGGGCTTAACATGAAGCTAAATTTTAAAGTAAATGGCAAAGATAGAACCTTAGAGGTGGATGGAAATAGACGTCTGATAGATATATTAAGAGAAGACTTAGGATTAACAGGTACGAAAGAAGGTTGTTCTGAAGGTGAATGTGGAGCTTGTACAGTGATTGTTGATGGAAAGGCCCTACATTCTTGTTTATTAGTAGCAACACAATTAGAGGGTAAAGAGGTTATCACTATTGAAGGCCTATCTGAAAATGGGGAATTAGACATTATCCAAAAAAACTTTGTTGAAGAAACTGCTATTCAGTGTGGTTACTGTACACCAGGCATGATAATGTCAACTAAAGCGTTATTATTAAGAAACAGTAACCCAACAGAAGAAGAGATTCGTATTGCTTTATCAGGAAATATTTGTCGATGTTCTGGATACAGTCAGATTATTCGTGCTGTACAAAGAAGTGCACAAGAAATGGAGGGTTAATAAAATGATGAGTTTTACACCAAAAACATTATCTGAATTACATGCTTCATTGGCACAATTAACACCACAAAGCAAAATAATTAGTGGAGGAACTGACCTTATTATTAATATGAATTCAGGAGAAATAACACCAGATGCTCTGCTTTATATGGGAAATGTTCCAGAACTAAAAAAGATTGAGCAAGTAGGAGATACTGTAGAAATTGGTGCAGCTGTAACAATGACTGAATTAGAGAATAGTCCAATATTACAAGGGAAGCTACAAGCAATCGTTGATGGTGCAAAAGATGTAGGGTCTCAACAAATTCGCAACAACGGAACAATTGGAGGTAATATAGGGACTGCATCACCTGCTGGGGATTTTATACCTATACTATTCATGCTAGATGCAGTAATTGTCATTGCTAATTCAGAAGGCACTTTCAAAGAATTACCAATTAAAGAAGTAATATTAGGTCCAGGAAAAACTTGTATTGACTATAATGAGGCAATTGTCAAAATCAAAATAAAAATTCCAGAGTCACCTAATTACAAAAGTGCATTTGTCAAACTAGGTTCTAGAAGTAAAGTGACTATTTCAAGAATTGGTGTAACTATGGGGCTTGAAATAGAAGATCACAAAATAACAAAAGCCAAAGTTGTAATAGGAGCAATAACACCAACACCTGTAAATTTTGAAAAAGCTGAAAAGGCTATGATAGGAAGAGTAATAGATAAAGACTTAAAAGATGAAATAGGACAAATGTTATCAGACTTAATCAAAGAGATATCAAAATCAAGGAGTCGTGAATACAAGGCTTGGGCTGCAAAAGGAGTTATCGAAGATGTATTAGATAAATTTGTTGCCTAATTATCAAATATAGGTGCTGCGTCTGCATGAAAAATCTCTGTTAGTAGACCAGTTGTACCAGTTGTTAATAAAACAATTCGTGAAGGCGAGAACAAATAGGTGTTTCCCCTTATGAATGTTTGTTAAATTGGACAAGCTTTTAATTGATAAATAGCTCCCTGGTAAATCAAATAGCAGCATTTTGAAATGAGCTATTATAAAATAATTAAGGAGGGTATTAATGATGACTAATGAAAATGAAACAGTACAAAAATTAGACACAAACTCAGTACTAAAATTTATTTTGTTAAGTATGTTAGGTATCTTTTTATTTTTTATTCCTGTTCAAGAGTCAAATGTTCCCTTAGTAGTAATAATCAACACGCTTAGATCTTTATTGGGAGATGCATTAATTGGAATTGTAGTCATTATGGTTGTTACTTTAAATATTTCTGTGTTATTAGGAAGAGTATTCAAAGTTAAATGGTTTGCCGAATATCATAAAAATGACAAACCAGATCAAATATTGTTTTTTTTCCTTTCACTTATATCAACAATTTGTATTTTATTTGAAATAGGGCCAGCATTTATTTTTCAGGATCCAAGAATAGGCGGGGAGTTATTACCCTTATCAGCAGATATAATGTCAACAATAACCTTAGCTGGATGGTTAATATTTATTATTTTAAAATCAGGTCTTGTAGAATTTGTTGGAATACTTATTGAACCTTTAATGAGACCTATATTTAAACTTCCTGGTCAATCGGCTATAGACTGTTTATCTTCATTTGTAGTATCACCAGCAGTAGCAATATATTTAACAGACGATTATTATCAAGAAAAAGTGTACACTAAAAGAGAAGCAATCGGTGCGGCAAGTTGTTTTAGTACATGTAGTGTTGGATTTATTGGTGTATTGGCTGCAATGGGGGGGATTGAGTACCAATTTGGCGTTTTAGTAATATGCAGTTTATTACTAGTGTTTGTGCTAACACCTATCCTTTTAAGAATTCCTCCTATTTCATCATATAAAAATGAGTATGTGGACAATAGGGTTCAAACAAAAGAAGATTGTGTAGTAGATAAACAAGGAAATGCTTTTAGAAGAGCTCTAATTGCAGCTAGTAACAGATCTGAAGAATTTAATATGAAGGACTTTGCATTAAGATTAGTTAATTCACTCAAATTTGCTCAAAGAATAGTGACATATATGATGACAATAGTTGTAGTTACACTTACACTAGTGTACTACACACCGATTTTTACTTGGGTGGGAAGACCATTTGGAATATTGTTTGAGTTATTACAATTACCTAATGCGGCTGAAATTTCAGCTGCTCCAATCCTTGGTTTTCTATCAATTACTTTACCAGTAATCTCTATTTCAGGGCAAGAGATAGCTGAGCAAAGTGTATTCTTTGTAGTATTGCTCTCTATTGCACAGATTATTTTTATAAGTGAAGCTGGATCCGCTATGTTACAATCAAGTTTGAATATTAAGTTCAAAGATATAGTCAAAATGGTTGCTGTAAGAACTATGATTGCTATACCTATTGTTGCATTCATTTCACATTTGTTGTTTTAATTTTTAACTATTAGTCCTTTTAAGCGGAATTTAACCAAATTAGGGAGCCGAATGGCTCCCTAATTTAAAAACTCTCGCAAAGTCTCGGTTGTATTATCAAAAATATATATGACAACAAAGCAAATTGTGAAATATATAACGTGTCATTTGATTTAACAGGATAAGGATATTCAGCAAAATGGAGCAGTTGGTATGTCTTTTGACATCTTTGAAATCCAGCGAATGGTGTTTTACAAACTGTAAATGCAGTTGTACTAGATATGAATTTTGTAAGAAATAAATGCAGTTAAGGAGGAAATAAATTGGATATTTATAGTATAGTTGCTGTCCTGTTTCTTGTATTATACTTATTTGTAGGTGTTTATGCCGGGCGGGTTACAAATACCACTGGTGATCATATGGTTATGAGCAAAAGTGCTGTGGGGTATCAAATAACAGGATCGCTAATTGCTTCTAACTTGAGTAGTGTAACTTTAATAGGTTATACAGCTACAGTTGTAGCAAGTGGTCCTCTAGCTATACTTTCTCAATTTGGGATGACTGTTGTTGCTAGCTTATTTATTGGACTATTAATTGGTAGATATATTAGAAGGATGGATTTAAATACAATCCCTGAATTTTTTGAGAAAAGATATCCTAGTCAAGCTATACAATTAGTTTCCTCAATCATATTATTAATTTCTATGGTAGCTTATACAATCAGCGTTACAATAGGTACAGTTGTTGTCGGTAAAAATTTATTTGGCTGGAATGAGATGACCTCTCTAATAGCTGTGATCCTTTTGATTACTATGTTTACTATTAGAGGTGGAATGCGTTCTGTTGTTATTACGGATGTAATAATGTTTTGTGTGTTTTTTATGTCTTCTTTATTGATAGGGTATCCAATAATTCAGCACCTTGGAGGTTTTGAGTTAGCAATTCAAAAAGCAACACCAGAGTTTACACATCTTTTTAATTGGGTTGGAGACGACTCCCTTCTCCAGGGTACCATGAATATCATTGAATTAAATGTTTTATGTTTAATTAATGTTATGGCCGCACCTCATTTGATGAGTAGGATCTATATTGCGAAAAGTGAACGTGAGTTTGGTAAAGCTATGCTATATCTTTCAATA encodes the following:
- a CDS encoding xanthine dehydrogenase family protein molybdopterin-binding subunit, which codes for MQIIGSSYPTHDAKGKATGQTAYAGDMQLAGMLHAAVLFSPIPHGYVKSIDDSKALALPGVVKVLHCFNTTQKEFSRYRTFVGQPVPDQERVFNNHVRFVGDRVAAVIAETEEIARKAVELIEVTYEELPYSLSPEQTLNGSIDNIHKDGAVYGDLHKEVGDESKVDPSAIEITTSNKLDRLNHLTMETHSCVANYDHGLDELTIWSPNQSVHGLRTVVGDLFEIPYHKIRVIKTTMGGSFGAKQEWVLEPVAACCALSVGKPVKLVYNRAESMVSVYGRGAVESKITSKITKDGKLQSFTTDITLDAGAYLGNSYVYINTMLGKFFRCYKYPYVDFTARTTCTNTPVSGGFRGWSGPEATLMIEHNLNVAAKRLNIDPVELRLKNVALPGDKDIYIDRDLGEIRLKESLELGREKFNWELRKKEVSEFNSKNNRYKRGIGVACGGHVNGFTPKRGEFATVDMRMTEDGSIQANVTLHDHGCGTVTTFQMIVAEELGIPLDMVSVKEGDTFVSPYDYGCYSSRTVYVLGRAAQECAKEIKRVLGKNIAELHNIPLEDIEVVNGYVRSKKDEEINYTYAEASVKSLFELGKEVVATYQHKDDTNPSVTAAHFALVEVDTYTGMTKTLDYLAVHDIGKALNREMCIAQIEGSVTMGMGAAISEHLTVSEQGQSTNSMKDYHVVNCYDAPNVRVELIEDGGTDGPYGAKSIGEIAHIPVTATIVGAINDALSTEICEIPINPDKIAKLMSGRA
- a CDS encoding (2Fe-2S)-binding protein, which produces MKLNFKVNGKDRTLEVDGNRRLIDILREDLGLTGTKEGCSEGECGACTVIVDGKALHSCLLVATQLEGKEVITIEGLSENGELDIIQKNFVEETAIQCGYCTPGMIMSTKALLLRNSNPTEEEIRIALSGNICRCSGYSQIIRAVQRSAQEMEG
- a CDS encoding FAD binding domain-containing protein, with translation MMSFTPKTLSELHASLAQLTPQSKIISGGTDLIINMNSGEITPDALLYMGNVPELKKIEQVGDTVEIGAAVTMTELENSPILQGKLQAIVDGAKDVGSQQIRNNGTIGGNIGTASPAGDFIPILFMLDAVIVIANSEGTFKELPIKEVILGPGKTCIDYNEAIVKIKIKIPESPNYKSAFVKLGSRSKVTISRIGVTMGLEIEDHKITKAKVVIGAITPTPVNFEKAEKAMIGRVIDKDLKDEIGQMLSDLIKEISKSRSREYKAWAAKGVIEDVLDKFVA
- a CDS encoding YjiH family protein, which produces MTNENETVQKLDTNSVLKFILLSMLGIFLFFIPVQESNVPLVVIINTLRSLLGDALIGIVVIMVVTLNISVLLGRVFKVKWFAEYHKNDKPDQILFFFLSLISTICILFEIGPAFIFQDPRIGGELLPLSADIMSTITLAGWLIFIILKSGLVEFVGILIEPLMRPIFKLPGQSAIDCLSSFVVSPAVAIYLTDDYYQEKVYTKREAIGAASCFSTCSVGFIGVLAAMGGIEYQFGVLVICSLLLVFVLTPILLRIPPISSYKNEYVDNRVQTKEDCVVDKQGNAFRRALIAASNRSEEFNMKDFALRLVNSLKFAQRIVTYMMTIVVVTLTLVYYTPIFTWVGRPFGILFELLQLPNAAEISAAPILGFLSITLPVISISGQEIAEQSVFFVVLLSIAQIIFISEAGSAMLQSSLNIKFKDIVKMVAVRTMIAIPIVAFISHLLF
- a CDS encoding sodium:solute symporter family protein; this translates as MDIYSIVAVLFLVLYLFVGVYAGRVTNTTGDHMVMSKSAVGYQITGSLIASNLSSVTLIGYTATVVASGPLAILSQFGMTVVASLFIGLLIGRYIRRMDLNTIPEFFEKRYPSQAIQLVSSIILLISMVAYTISVTIGTVVVGKNLFGWNEMTSLIAVILLITMFTIRGGMRSVVITDVIMFCVFFMSSLLIGYPIIQHLGGFELAIQKATPEFTHLFNWVGDDSLLQGTMNIIELNVLCLINVMAAPHLMSRIYIAKSEREFGKAMLYLSIGIPITVFGLLYSFGYLPVLEHVQGFTVEGEVFPWVARNLVNPFVGAIGMSGVIAAAISTSSSLLQQASATLANDIIKKYFIKDLSDNRVLLVTRVCVVVLAIIVFIGASIPTIEGLTVLYAFLFATSVFAAWWPSIIIGTLWKKGSTSGAFWSMSMSLFVAVILGFTRAAGLTPEWVVPNVAALITSTTLFIVISLFTENQKEELELMDKISRSV